DNA from Trichoplusia ni isolate ovarian cell line Hi5 unplaced genomic scaffold, tn1 tig00002286, whole genome shotgun sequence:
GTAATATATACATCGTTGCATATCTTTGATTAACAtacctttatttaatttgaaaatgttttgttttaagaatttggttaattattactttttattttgcaatttagaCGACCCagtattttacttttacaatataCCTCTTTTATTTGCCACGGAATAATACCGTTAACCCTTTAGCTCGCAACAAAAGTTGTGGTGAAAATTGTACGTATTTTTGCTTTAGTTTATACATCTATGAATGTTACACTGCTACTCGGAGGTAGCACTGAGAGTGGTCGCGAAATTTGATCTCTGTGTTAAATAATTAGCAACAATGGTATTTattcacaaagttttaaatgaaattacacATTTAACACTCACTGCCTGCCGTTTCTGTGTTATCCATTCAATAGTTTAAAACCACAAAGCAATTATCACCATGGAAGCTCTACAGGGGTCAAAGTCCGACATGATGAAAAGCTTTCATGACCGCATGTCCAAGTTCGAGGCGGAGTTGAAGCATTCCCCAAATTCAGCAGCTACTTTGGCGGCAGAGTTCGCAGCATTCAGGATGATGGTAACAGAAGTCCTCAGTTACCTCCAAGGACAAATGGAGGCACTCGCTCGAGACGTTGAGTCGTTAGAGATGAGGGGTCGCCGAAAAATACTCCTCCTGCATGGTGTTACCGAACAGTCTAAAGAGGATACTGCCCAGGTGGTCGCTGGCGTGATGCTGGAGCACGTAAAATTTGCAGACTTCTCTGTTGCTGCCGTACGGAGGTGCCATAGGACGGGCTGCAATAACAACGGAAGCAAACCACGACCAATACTCCTCAAGTTAAGGGACGTGGAAGTTCGAGATAAGATGTGGTTCGAGAAGACGAAGTTGAAGGGTTCCAGCATCACTCTATCAGAATTTCTGACGAAGACGCGGCACGACGCTTTCATGATGGCACGTGAGAAGTTCGGCAACTCCAACTGCTGGACTCAGCGAGGCGAGGTGTTTTTACTGGGTGCCGACGGTACCAAGCGCCGGGTTCTCAACACACGAGATGTTATTTTGCGATAGCTGATTCTCCAGAAGGCCCTGTCAAGCACGTCGCAATATCTCCAGCTTTTGTATCACCCGCCATAGTCGCTGCTGCTGTACCACGAAAGAAGCGGGCTGTGGCAGTTAGGAAATAGTGTTTGCAGCTGTATTTCGAGTTCGCATGGCTGCTTCACGGTAACCTTTTACTTTGTCCGTATTccataattttagtaattaattaatattagtgtctacgtaattataggacgtattaatattaaacgtaaaagtttacacGGTACCTCGATAGATGCCGTTGGGatcgatttagatcgcgctatggtttcgttacacgggaTAGTATAAATgttggagatttttttttttgttgtgagcaGCAAGCACTGTGGTTTACTATATTATACGtgcttaatattagtttccaaGTGTTTAAATTATCCACCCTCTCCAAGTCGACCTTCGTTCATGGTCCTTCGGAGTCGGATTGGTCGGGAGTGTTGTGGCGGGTTCCAGAGGTGGTAAAAACTACCATCCTACGCTTCGATACTGGACAGTGGATTGCTATCCAGAGCAGCCTTCAGTGGGTCCCAGGTGAGAGGTGCCAGGAGCTGGAGGTGGCAAACCGGTTGGTGCAGGGAACATCCAGTGGAGCGTGGTGCAGCACTACTGGTGACA
Protein-coding regions in this window:
- the LOC113507514 gene encoding uncharacterized protein LOC113507514; the encoded protein is MMVTEVLSYLQGQMEALARDVESLEMRGRRKILLLHGVTEQSKEDTAQVVAGVMLEHVKFADFSVAAVRRCHRTGCNNNGSKPRPILLKLRDVEVRDKMWFEKTKLKGSSITLSEFLTKTRHDAFMMAREKFGNSNCWTQRGEVFLLGADGTKRRVLNTRDVILR